One Dreissena polymorpha isolate Duluth1 chromosome 9, UMN_Dpol_1.0, whole genome shotgun sequence genomic window carries:
- the LOC127845303 gene encoding B-box type zinc finger protein ncl-1-like: MDCSLNECGVCASESVVAFCENCNFKICETCFQLHRKSTKLFQNHVAFLIDQTKTIIDESIAGDNTLAVSTESFGDINTHKCATHKTENLIFFCTEHTETLCGRCVFSSHKPCKVVDLFEVNVDDEEVHTCKSHLQNLVENLKSTENKIEKNKLENNACKQEFGTNLQRLRTEFINWFDRLQSKCEKQCIDTFETNAERLTQAQICCQEHIERIQKRQEFADILITKKHVKKLYILLNEVKKEIEEVKLKINWLNSASTFNSYIFKRSNCIEEFLNSHTFEIGGLEEWCSGSDELLDDSSSLTVSTLRTTADPCSLDDMPKGGKQVVSGIIRVNALSIKADRSCSSTIPPMQFKSADIVSQGAASVRQHPPENSPRPPPRPIRQTSFHGDVTFNQDQAQSLSRISTGSTNEKSACLETIESTSKIPEYDYQSTEEHHPNANNKTLSNGKYKLEKHGTIWCIRDLSSGFLYLQRKISATSIEFKGPELLLVDNVYYHKIVSVQGRPKLKKCDESD, encoded by the exons ATGGATTGCTCCTTAAATGAATGCGGTGTTTGCGCCTCGGAGTCAGTTGTcgctttctgtgaaaactgtaattttaaaatttgtgaaacatgTTTTCAACTGCACAGAAAGTCGACCAAATTATTTCAGAATCACGTGGCGTTTTTAATTGACCAAACTAAAACGATAATAGATGAGAGTATAGCGGGCGATAATACACTTGCGGTTTCTACAGAGAGTTTCGGTGATATTAATACTCACAAATGTGCGACACATAAAACAGAAAATTTGATATTCTTCTGTACAGAACATACAGAAACACTATGTGGCCGATGTGTTTTTTCAAGCCACAAACCATGCAAAGTGGTTGATTTATTTGAGGTTAATGTTGACGACGAAGAAGTACATACTTGCAAGTCGCATCTTCAAAACTTGGTCGAAAATTTAAAGTCTAccgaaaacaaaattgaaaaaaacaagttGGAAAACAACGCATGTAAACAAGAATTTGGTACGAATCTTCAACGCTTACGAACCGAGTTTATCAATTGGTTTGATCGTCTTCAATCAAAATGCGAAAAACAGTGCATTGATACGTTTGAGACAAATGCCGAGCGGTTAACACAAGCTCAAATATGTTGCCAAGAACACATAGAGCGTATTCAAAAACGCCAAGAGTTCGCGGATATTTTAATTACGAAAAAACACGTAAAAAAATTGTACATATTATTAAATGAAGTAAAAAAGGAAATTGAGGAGGTAAAATTGAAGATAAATTGGCTCAACAGCGCAAGCACCTTTAATAGTTACATCTTCAAGCGCAGCAATTGTATAGAAGAATTTTTGAATTCCCATACGTTTGAAATCGGTGGCCTAGAGGAGTGGTGTAGCGGAAGTGACGAGTTATTGGATGACTCATCGTCGCTTACG GTTTCGACCCTTAGAACAACTGCAGATCCTTGTTCTTTAGATGATATGCCAAAAGGTGGTAAACAAGTAGTCTCTGGAATTATACGAGTAAATGCGTTAAGCATTAAAGCAGATCGGTCTTGTTCTTCAACAATACCACCAATGCAATTTAAGTCAGCTGATATTGTTAGTCAAGGTGCTGCTTCAGTTAGACAACATCCACCAGAAAACTCCCCTAGACCACCGCCTAGACCAATAAGGCAGACATCATTTCATGGTGACGTTACATTTAATCAAGATCAAGCGCAGTCGCTTTCCAGAATATCAACAG GTTCTACAAATGAGAAGTCAGCGTGTTTGGAAACAATCGAGAGTACTAGCAAGATTCCAGAATATGATTACCAGTCTACAGAAGAACATCATCCAAACGCAAATAATAAAACCCTATCAAATGGAAAGTATAAATTAGAGAAGCATGGAACTATATGGTGTATAAGAGACCTCAGTAGTGGATTTCTGTATCTGCAAAGGAAGATTTCGGCAACGTCTATTGAATTTAAAGGCCCGGAGCTTTTGCTGGTTGATAATGTATATTATCACAAAATTGTATCTGTTCAAGGCAGACCTAAATTGAAGAAATGTGACGAAAGTGACTGA